In the genome of Gordonia rubripertincta, one region contains:
- a CDS encoding SDR family oxidoreductase, with product MSNVTQSTTIPHSSFPQTSDLTGRSALVTGASRGIGEAIATELARRGASVVITSRKPEPLEEAAERIRAAVPSATVTAFAANTGDADDRAGAVAAAVAQGGGIHILVNNTGIAPLAGPLMDADLDAYRKTFDTNVVAALGFVQEAYRAGMKDTGGAVVNISSVAGLRSTGVIAAYGTSKAALIRLTAELAWELGPNIRVNAIAPAIVRTKFASGLIEGENEARAAAAYPMKRIGEPEDVARAVAFLASDEAAWITGETLAVDGGTLATGGA from the coding sequence GTGAGCAACGTGACGCAATCCACAACGATTCCGCATTCCTCGTTCCCTCAGACCTCCGACCTGACCGGCCGTTCGGCTCTGGTCACCGGCGCCAGCCGCGGCATCGGTGAGGCGATCGCCACCGAGCTCGCCCGACGCGGCGCCTCGGTGGTCATCACGAGTCGCAAGCCGGAGCCCCTGGAGGAGGCCGCCGAGCGCATCCGGGCGGCCGTGCCGTCGGCGACGGTGACCGCCTTCGCGGCGAACACCGGGGATGCCGATGATCGGGCGGGCGCGGTCGCGGCCGCTGTCGCACAGGGTGGCGGCATCCACATCCTGGTGAACAACACCGGCATCGCTCCCCTCGCCGGGCCCCTGATGGACGCCGATCTCGATGCATACCGCAAGACCTTCGACACCAACGTGGTCGCCGCCCTGGGATTCGTCCAGGAGGCGTACCGGGCGGGCATGAAGGACACCGGTGGCGCGGTGGTCAACATCTCCTCCGTCGCCGGTCTGCGGTCGACCGGGGTGATCGCTGCCTACGGCACGTCGAAGGCTGCGTTGATCCGCCTCACCGCGGAACTGGCGTGGGAGCTGGGCCCGAACATCCGGGTGAACGCGATCGCGCCCGCGATCGTGCGCACGAAGTTCGCCTCCGGCCTGATCGAGGGCGAGAACGAGGCCCGGGCGGCCGCCGCGTATCCGATGAAGCGCATCGGCGAACCCGAGGACGTGGCCCGCGCGGTCGCCTTCCTGGCCAGCGACGAGGCTGCCTGGATCACCGGCGAGACCCTTGCCGTCGACGGTGGCACGCTGGCCACGGGCGGCGCCTAG
- a CDS encoding DUF1992 domain-containing protein, translating into MHRYESRVERMIREAAERGEFDDLPGTGKPLDLSDSDDPDWWVKRKIRDENLDSSGLLPAPLQLRREAQDFPESLRDIAEETAVRDILVDFNHRVREAHLASRQIAMPHSVVAHTIDVDDMIRQWRALRR; encoded by the coding sequence GTGCATCGCTACGAATCGCGCGTCGAGCGGATGATCCGCGAAGCGGCCGAACGCGGTGAGTTCGACGACCTGCCGGGCACCGGCAAGCCGCTCGACCTGTCGGACAGCGACGACCCGGACTGGTGGGTGAAGCGCAAGATCCGAGACGAGAATCTGGATTCCTCGGGCCTCCTCCCGGCGCCGCTCCAACTGCGCCGCGAGGCACAGGATTTCCCGGAGTCGTTGCGCGACATCGCCGAAGAGACCGCGGTCCGCGACATCCTCGTCGACTTCAATCACCGTGTCCGCGAAGCCCATCTGGCGTCGCGTCAGATCGCGATGCCCCACAGCGTCGTCGCGCACACGATCGACGTCGACGACATGATCCGGCAGTGGCGCGCCCTTCGCCGTTGA
- a CDS encoding GMC oxidoreductase — MNPDIPNPAVSRRTVLRSTAGAGALAALAATAAPATAAPGRTAIVIGTGFGGSVAALRLGEAGFTTTVFERGRRWPIRPDGNTFASFSSPDRRAAWFGNTAGANSATAIPVEPYPGVLDHVVGNGIEAVYGVGVGGGSLVFGSFTPVPRRQDFEHIFPAAGNYSELLSTYYPRAKNALGVSPMPADILRHPNYVGPRSWLKVIARYGATPHFFDFAIDWDIVRAEMAGRERPSVIVGELSYGVNSGAKKSTDRTYLAAAERTGNVTIKPMHEVFDIRPRARRAGFVVTARVRDEQGRTLRTVTAEADHLFMAAGSFHTTRMLVEARAKGTLPQLSPRIGDGFGTNGDFLTIRTNPSDDFGLVQGGPGYARIYEDRLSEAPMSMVYQATPLPAPLGKAGTTHLVQTHTDERGTVDFDHASRTAKLNYPYPEGHNKVDRQAAAFVGKFHERTEARHGRPANGVPIYTRAVGFGSAGTYHGLGGVVMGEAASMDGAVRGYDNLYVVDGSFVPGAVGLVNPALTITALAERTMDRFLANH, encoded by the coding sequence GTGAACCCGGACATACCGAACCCTGCCGTCTCACGGCGGACCGTCCTGCGATCGACGGCCGGCGCCGGAGCTCTCGCCGCACTGGCCGCCACCGCGGCGCCCGCGACCGCTGCACCCGGACGGACGGCGATCGTCATCGGCACCGGTTTCGGCGGCTCGGTGGCGGCGCTGCGACTCGGCGAAGCCGGGTTCACGACAACGGTGTTCGAACGTGGCCGCCGCTGGCCGATCCGCCCCGACGGCAACACCTTTGCGTCGTTCTCCAGCCCCGACAGGCGCGCCGCCTGGTTCGGCAACACAGCCGGCGCGAACAGCGCCACGGCCATCCCCGTCGAGCCCTACCCGGGCGTGCTGGACCACGTGGTCGGCAACGGCATCGAAGCGGTCTACGGAGTCGGCGTCGGCGGCGGTTCGCTGGTGTTCGGATCGTTCACCCCGGTCCCCCGTCGTCAGGACTTCGAGCACATCTTCCCGGCCGCGGGGAACTACTCCGAGCTCTTGTCGACCTACTATCCGCGCGCCAAGAACGCACTCGGCGTCTCACCGATGCCGGCCGACATCCTCAGGCACCCCAACTATGTCGGTCCCCGATCATGGCTGAAGGTGATCGCGCGCTACGGCGCCACCCCGCACTTCTTCGACTTCGCGATCGACTGGGACATCGTGCGCGCCGAGATGGCCGGCCGTGAGCGCCCGTCGGTCATCGTCGGCGAACTGAGCTACGGCGTGAACAGCGGCGCCAAGAAATCGACCGACCGGACCTACCTCGCCGCCGCCGAGCGGACGGGCAACGTCACCATCAAGCCGATGCACGAGGTCTTCGACATCCGGCCGCGCGCACGCCGGGCGGGATTCGTCGTCACCGCACGGGTCCGGGACGAGCAGGGACGCACCCTCCGGACGGTGACCGCCGAGGCCGATCACCTCTTCATGGCGGCCGGCTCGTTCCACACCACCCGCATGCTGGTCGAAGCTCGAGCCAAAGGCACTCTGCCGCAACTGTCCCCGCGCATCGGCGACGGGTTCGGGACCAACGGTGACTTCCTGACGATCCGCACCAACCCGTCCGACGACTTCGGGCTGGTCCAGGGCGGGCCGGGTTACGCGCGGATCTACGAGGACCGCCTCAGCGAGGCGCCGATGTCGATGGTCTATCAGGCCACGCCGCTGCCCGCGCCCCTGGGCAAGGCCGGGACCACCCATCTCGTCCAGACCCACACCGACGAGCGCGGCACGGTCGACTTCGACCACGCGAGTCGGACCGCGAAGCTGAACTACCCGTATCCGGAGGGCCACAACAAGGTCGACCGTCAGGCGGCCGCCTTCGTCGGCAAGTTCCACGAGCGCACCGAAGCGCGTCACGGCCGCCCCGCGAACGGCGTCCCGATCTACACCCGCGCCGTCGGATTCGGTTCGGCGGGTACGTATCACGGACTCGGCGGGGTCGTGATGGGCGAGGCGGCGTCGATGGACGGGGCGGTCCGCGGTTACGACAACCTCTACGTCGTCGACGGCTCGTTCGTACCGGGCGCCGTGGGCCTGGTGAACCCGGCCCTGACCATCACCGCACTCGCCGAGCGGACTATGGATCGGTTCCTGGCGAACCACTGA
- a CDS encoding AMP-binding protein: MFPGVFAKSTPDKPAVIRAATGEQLTYRQLDENSTRLANYLESLGLKRGDTIAVVSANDLHVFEVYWAALRSGLYVTAVNSHLTAAETNYILDDCNAQVLFAGASVADAVSRSGEIEALTGTGHRVVWGGDLDGFDNYDKVLANASAEPRTDQPRGTDMLYSSGTTGRPKGIKTPMPDGQVDQIPDMYTAIFAPMYGFDESSVYLSPAPLYHAAPLRYCGMTNSVGGTVVMLDRFEPEAALAAIQNHKVTHSQWVPTMFIRMLKLPEEVRNSYDVSSLQIAVHAAAPCPVEVKKAMIEWWGPVVHEYYASTEAAGATFIGPQEALDHPGSVGKPLLGVVHICDEDGKELPVGEVGQVFFEREDVAFQYHNDPEKTRKAQHPEHENWSTTGDVGFVDDEGYLYLTDRKAFMIISGGVNIYPQEAENVLINHPAVFDVAVIGVPDSDLGEAVKACVQLADGREPSDELADELIAFTKDSIAAYKAPRSVDFVDELPRTPTGKLVKGELRKKYWPAS; encoded by the coding sequence TTGTTCCCTGGAGTCTTCGCCAAGTCCACTCCGGACAAGCCCGCCGTCATCCGTGCCGCCACCGGCGAGCAGCTGACCTATCGTCAGCTCGACGAGAACTCGACCCGGCTCGCCAACTACCTGGAGTCGCTGGGCCTGAAGCGCGGCGACACCATCGCGGTGGTATCCGCCAACGATCTCCACGTCTTCGAGGTGTACTGGGCGGCGCTGCGCAGCGGCCTGTACGTGACCGCGGTCAACAGCCATCTCACCGCGGCCGAGACCAACTACATCCTCGACGACTGCAACGCCCAGGTGCTGTTCGCCGGCGCCTCGGTCGCCGACGCCGTCTCCCGGTCCGGCGAGATCGAGGCCCTCACCGGCACCGGCCACCGCGTCGTGTGGGGCGGTGACCTGGACGGCTTCGACAACTACGACAAGGTGCTGGCCAACGCCTCGGCCGAACCCCGTACCGATCAGCCGCGCGGCACCGACATGCTCTACTCCTCGGGCACCACCGGGCGCCCCAAGGGCATCAAGACGCCGATGCCCGACGGCCAGGTGGATCAGATCCCCGACATGTACACGGCCATCTTCGCCCCGATGTACGGATTCGACGAGTCGTCGGTGTACCTGTCCCCTGCTCCGCTGTATCACGCTGCGCCGCTGCGCTATTGCGGCATGACCAACTCGGTCGGCGGCACGGTGGTCATGCTCGACCGGTTCGAGCCGGAAGCCGCACTCGCGGCGATCCAGAACCACAAGGTGACCCACAGCCAGTGGGTGCCCACCATGTTCATCCGCATGCTGAAACTCCCCGAGGAGGTCCGCAACTCCTACGACGTCAGCAGCCTCCAGATCGCCGTCCACGCCGCGGCGCCCTGCCCGGTCGAGGTGAAGAAGGCGATGATCGAGTGGTGGGGCCCGGTCGTCCACGAGTACTACGCCTCCACCGAGGCCGCCGGCGCCACCTTCATCGGCCCGCAGGAGGCGCTCGATCATCCGGGTTCCGTCGGCAAGCCGCTGCTCGGCGTGGTCCACATCTGCGACGAGGACGGCAAGGAACTGCCCGTCGGCGAGGTCGGACAGGTCTTCTTCGAACGCGAGGACGTCGCCTTCCAGTACCACAACGATCCGGAGAAGACCCGCAAGGCCCAGCACCCGGAACACGAGAACTGGTCCACCACAGGCGATGTGGGCTTTGTCGACGACGAGGGCTACCTGTACCTCACCGACCGCAAGGCCTTCATGATCATTTCCGGCGGCGTGAACATCTACCCGCAGGAGGCCGAGAACGTCCTCATCAACCATCCGGCGGTCTTCGACGTCGCGGTGATCGGTGTGCCCGACTCGGATCTCGGTGAGGCCGTCAAGGCGTGCGTCCAGCTCGCCGACGGTCGTGAGCCCTCCGACGAACTGGCCGACGAGCTCATCGCCTTCACCAAGGACAGCATCGCCGCCTACAAGGCACCGCGGTCGGTGGACTTCGTCGACGAGCTGCCGCGTACACCCACCGGCAAGCTGGTCAAGGGCGAACTGCGGAAGAAGTACTGGCCCGCGAGCTGA
- a CDS encoding ABC-F family ATP-binding cassette domain-containing protein: MITATDLEVRAGARTLLSAPGDALRIQPGDRIGLVGRNGAGKTTTLRILAGETEPYAGTVRRSGELGYLPQDPKEGDLGVLAKDRVLSARGLDEILRDMEKQQARMAEAADDKLRDKAVARYGRLEERFAALGGYVAESEAARICNSLGLPDRVLNQPLGTLSGGQRRRIELARILFAASDGSGKSDTTLLLDEPTNHLDADSIAWLRSFLMNHEGGLVVISHDVELLADVVNRVWFLDAVRGEADIYNMSWKRYLDARATDEQRRRRERANAEKKASALRAQAAKLGAKATKATAAQNMLKRAERMIDSLDEERVADRTARIRFPEPATCGKTPLMASGLSKSYGSLEIFTGVDLAIDKGSRVVVLGLNGAGKTTLLKMLAGVEKPDTGQLEPGYGLKIGYFAQEHDTLDDQATVWENIRHAAPDAGEQDLRGLLGAFMFSGAQLDQPAGTLSGGEKTRLTLAGLVSSAANVLLLDEPTNNLDPVSREQVLDALRSYTGAVVLVTHDPGAAAALDPQRVILLPDGTEDHWSDEYQEIIELA; the protein is encoded by the coding sequence GTGATCACCGCGACCGACCTGGAGGTACGAGCGGGCGCTCGGACCCTGTTGTCGGCGCCCGGCGACGCCCTCCGTATCCAGCCCGGCGACCGGATCGGCCTGGTGGGCCGCAACGGCGCCGGAAAGACCACCACCCTGCGCATCCTGGCGGGTGAGACCGAGCCCTATGCCGGCACCGTCCGCCGTTCGGGTGAGCTCGGGTATCTGCCCCAGGACCCCAAAGAGGGCGACCTCGGTGTCCTCGCCAAGGACCGGGTGCTCTCGGCGCGCGGGCTCGACGAGATCCTGCGCGACATGGAGAAGCAGCAGGCGCGGATGGCCGAGGCCGCCGACGACAAGCTGCGCGACAAGGCCGTCGCCCGGTACGGACGTCTCGAGGAGCGCTTCGCCGCCCTCGGCGGTTACGTCGCCGAATCCGAGGCCGCCCGCATCTGCAACAGCCTGGGCCTGCCGGATCGCGTCCTGAACCAGCCCCTGGGCACCCTCTCCGGTGGTCAGCGTCGCCGCATCGAGCTCGCTCGCATCCTGTTCGCCGCGTCCGACGGCTCCGGCAAGTCCGACACGACGCTGCTGCTCGACGAGCCGACGAACCACCTCGACGCCGACTCCATCGCGTGGCTGCGCAGCTTCCTGATGAACCACGAGGGTGGTCTGGTCGTGATCAGCCACGACGTCGAGCTGCTCGCCGACGTCGTCAACCGGGTGTGGTTCCTCGACGCCGTGCGCGGCGAGGCTGACATCTACAACATGAGCTGGAAGCGCTACCTCGACGCGCGCGCCACCGACGAGCAGCGGCGTCGCCGCGAACGCGCCAACGCCGAGAAGAAGGCCTCCGCACTGCGCGCCCAGGCCGCGAAACTCGGCGCCAAGGCCACCAAGGCGACCGCCGCCCAGAACATGCTCAAGCGCGCCGAGCGCATGATCGACTCGCTCGACGAGGAGCGGGTGGCCGACCGCACCGCCCGGATCCGGTTCCCGGAACCGGCGACCTGTGGCAAGACGCCGCTCATGGCCTCGGGGCTGTCGAAGAGCTACGGCTCGCTGGAGATCTTCACCGGCGTCGACCTCGCCATCGACAAGGGCAGTCGCGTCGTCGTTCTCGGACTCAACGGTGCGGGTAAGACCACACTCCTGAAAATGCTTGCGGGCGTGGAGAAGCCCGACACGGGTCAGCTCGAGCCGGGCTACGGCCTCAAGATCGGCTACTTCGCGCAGGAGCACGACACCCTCGACGACCAGGCCACGGTGTGGGAGAACATCCGCCACGCCGCGCCGGACGCGGGTGAACAGGATCTGCGCGGACTGTTGGGCGCCTTCATGTTCAGCGGTGCGCAACTCGACCAGCCCGCCGGCACCCTGTCCGGTGGTGAGAAGACCCGTCTCACCCTGGCCGGTCTGGTGTCGTCGGCCGCGAACGTGCTGCTGCTCGACGAGCCGACCAACAACCTCGACCCGGTGTCCCGCGAACAGGTGCTCGACGCCCTGCGCAGCTACACCGGGGCCGTGGTCCTCGTGACCCACGACCCCGGCGCCGCCGCCGCACTCGACCCGCAGCGGGTGATCCTCCTGCCCGACGGGACCGAGGACCACTGGAGCGACGAGTACCAGGAGATCATCGAGCTCGCCTGA